The sequence below is a genomic window from Myotis daubentonii chromosome 14, mMyoDau2.1, whole genome shotgun sequence.
TACACATCAACAAAGACTTAACTGGATGAGTAAAATCCTAAACCAAACCTAAAACAACCAGCAAAAAATGGGGAGGAATGTGAATGCATATTCCTAGCTGTCGTGACAGAAGCTCCCGTCATGGCTGTTCCTGGCCCAGAGGCCCCCGCTGATTAAGGACACACATCTGGAAGGCTGGACGATCTCACCTCGATCTCACCTCGGGATCACCAACCAGGCCCTGCTGCCACCTCCACCGTCAGTCTCCTCATCCCCCACTCCATCTCACACACTCTGTTCTCTGCTGTGACTCCTACTatgtggcacatagtaggcactcaatattaAAGGAGTTGTGGTCAGAATCATCCCCCTTCTGTGGATAGAGGGTCTCACTTTGTGACCATGAAATTATCTCTTTTCTCTGGgactcaagttttttttttaatctgtgaagTGAAGGAGTTGGACAAGCTGACTGGTAAGACCCTTTCCAGCTGGTAGTTGATGACTTCTCAAGGCCTCTGACCATCAGTCCAAACTCTTCCACCAGAGCATTAGGACCCCTCACCAACTGCTTTTCACTCGGACTATGTCACAGAAATAGCAATGGCCATGTATTGAGTGTTTATTGTACACCAGGAACCATACCCTGCATTTTACACCCATCATTGCGTTTATTTCTTTCTACCACCTTTGAGGTAGGTACAATaataatctccattttacagataaggacacAGATTCAGAGAGGAAAACCTACTTATCCAAGCCCACACAACTGGGAAGTGGCAGACGGGAATTTTAAGTCCTCTGTTCTTCAACCACTATCCCACACTGCCCCCTCGGACCCTCAACCAGGCTTCCAACCTGAGTGTCTACTCCAGCCAGCAACCTCCCCTTGGCTAACCTCACCCAACCCACAGGCAGGCACAGAGTACACAGAGCTCACAGCTGTAACTTGTAACCTTCGTATTCCCTTCCTGGGCTCCAGTTCTAGATCCTTTAGGACTTGTGTTAAGTCTCACCTCCACCCTTCACTAGATGTGTGGCCTTTGGGCAAGCCATTTTAacaggtgaagattaaatgacataatgaaTGTGAAAATGTCTAGCACAGAAGCTGGCACATTGTGTGTTCTAGGTAAATGGGGAAGACCAGGCCAAGAGGAGTATAGATGTCCCGAGAAGCCCTGAAAAGCTGACCCCTAACTCCACAGAGAGCCACCTGGGTCTTCCAGCCTCTCTACTTTGCATTCAACCCTTCTGGCAAATACATCCTGCCTCTATCCCCACCATTCATGCTCCTTTATAAATCCTTGGGCTTTAGAGTCAGAAAAGCTGAGTTataatcctggctccaccacttaccacttatgtgaccttggacaagtgactTCTTCCTCTTTGAGGCTCAgtgttcttatctataaaatatcaataattgcccagctggtgtggctcagtggttgagcgtcgatctgtgaaccaggagatcgtggttcaattcccagtcagggcacatccccgggttgcaggctcagtccccagtagggggcgtgcaggaggcagctgattgatgattctctctcatcattgatgcttctgtttctctccctctcccttcctctctgagatcaataaaaagatatcttaaaaaatataccAATAATGGCACCTATTCCATaggattgctgtgaggattagaAAATAGTATGCGTGTAAATGTTTAGCAAATGCTCAAGCATTTAGTAAAGGCTCAGAAAATATTAACGATTTTTCCTGAATAATAATAACAGTCATAGCTGCCTACTGATTAGAGTCCAAACTCCTTGATTCAGTATTGAGAGCCTTGCACCTTGTAGCCCTATTGCTCCTTCCtggcctcttctccctcctgctATTCCCCTATGTGGATGTCACGCTCAGTCCAGACGTGGCTTTCTTACCTCTGTGCCTCTGTCCATGATCTTCCTCTCCATTAAGAATGCTCTCCCAAACCTCACACCTGTCCACACCCTGTCCTGCTCGAGTCTCACCTTTCAAGTAAGCCCATAGCCTCCTCTATTGTCCTGAGTTTCCACTCTGTCTGCACTTGTCTTACCTACAGTATCCCTCTTCCAGTGGTCACATGTGACTTCTCTTTGCAGGAATTGACCTTCCTCTACTACCAGCCCACGTGTTCTAGGGATTAATTAAGAGGTGGACACCTGACCAAAACTGAGCCAATAAGAATCAGCTCTGGAACTTTCGCTGGAACCATTGAGTAACAGGTGTTCTTTTTCAACAGGCATTGCTAAGCTATAGCAATGCAGTTTCAGAGCTGTTAGTAGCTGTATTTATCACCTTTAAGAGAGAAGCAGACTtgccctggcttgtttggctccgtggatagagcgtcggcctgtggactgaaggatcccaggttcaattctggtcaagggcacatatctgggttgtgggctcaatccccactgggggttgtgcaggaagcagccaatcaatgattctctctcatcattgatgtttctatctctctccctctccatctctctctgaaatcaataaaaatatatatttttacaaacttTAAAGAGAGAAGTAGGCTTAAAAATAAGCCAATACAGAGGAacaaagaaatggagagagacatATTATAATGGCATTATTTGATCacctaggtccatccatgcctgAAACCAGATACTCTTGACTTTTAAGTTATGTGAATCAAAAACACTACCCTCtttattacttaaaatttttaaaaattgttgaaaccggtttggctcggtggatagagcgtcggcctgcagactgaagggtcccgggttcgattctggtcaagggcatgtaccttggttgcgggcatatccccaataggagatgtgcaggaggcagctgatggatgtttctctctcatcaatgtttctaactctctatctctctcccttcctctctgtaaaaaatcaataaaatatattttttaaaaaaattttttttaattattttatttttagagaggaaggaagggagagaaagaaacatctatgtgagagattgaacctgcaacctaggcatgtgccctgaccaagaatcgaactttcaaccttctggtgcacaggatgatgctacaaacaactgagccacactggtcagggatactctatattatttttatttatttcagccaGTTTGAGTTGGGTTTCTATCACTTGCTAGTGAAAGACCGCTGACCAATATAGTGATCTAATTAGATGATAACTTGAGAGCAGGAACTGCACTTTATAGCCTTATAAAATGCTCTCAAATCCTTGGGGGCAGGGATGATCTTAGTGTCACAGCACATAGCATAGGATGATCACAAAGCAGGTAAGGAATAAACTCAGAAATCTCTAACCAAAATGGAATCAACTGCTCAACTCTGATAacagccctcaggggtgggacaGTAGCACAAGAGAAAGAGCACTGGGCTAGGAGTCAAGACTGATTTActcacttactggctgtgtgactttgggtaaaaCCGTAATTTCTCTGGGCTCAgtctcttctctctaaaatgggggcaggaggcctggccggtgtggctcaatggttgagagtAGACtgatgaaccaggaagtcacagttcgattcccgatcaaggcacatgcccaggtttcgggctcgatccccagtgtgggggcatgcaggatgtatttctcattctctctcatcattggtgtctctctcactctttcccttcctttctgaaatcaacagaaatatgtttaaaaataaaaaataaatggggggcaggggaaggtggtATTTGAAGGAGCTGATCTCTAAGATCCCTGAAACTCTATAATTACATAGAGGTGGTGGAACAGTTCACCCAGTCCCCAAGAGTAAACCAACTTGGATTACAGAGAATTAAGAGGCCAAGAGGTCAGCAACCCATCTGCAAACTCCAAATTAAGGTTGAGGAATTGGGGGTTCCAACtgagcatatattctttccaatttgCCTTTGGAAGAAGAATagaatttaaatacataaaatcatgTTCTGGGTACCACTGAGATATAATGGAGAGATATGCCCCATATCCTAACAATTCCCCTTTCTTACctgcttaaaaaaaatctaagttgAATGGAGTGAAAAAGCCCAGAGGATGTCCACATGTGAATAAGCACTGACTTGTTCAAAGTAGTTCTTTTGGGAGTTTGGGCAATTCTTCCAGTGGCCCAGTACCTCTTGCCTGCATCTGTAGAAGTCCCCTTGGAAAGCAAACCAGCCTCAAGATTTTGCCCTCACTCCTTGGCTTTCATCCCAAGTGACAACTGTCAATTTGATCACCCATTCTATTTTCCACACTTGTCCCTGAGTGACTTCCAGCCATTTCCAAAAATCATATTCCTCCTTTAAAAGATGGGAGTTTCCCCTCTCAATGTTGACCTTCAAGAGAATACATCCCATGCACCCAAGATAATTCCCTACAACGTTTTCAGCAGTGGAAAAATCGACAAGTGAGAAAGCACTTCCTCCAGGGGACTCTTTTGAAGGGGCCAACACTTGTTGAatgctagccctggctgggtagctcagttggttagagtgtcatcctgatatgccaaggttgcaggtttgatcttcaGTTGGGGCACACataagaagcaaccagtgaatgcataaaaataagtgaaagaacaaattgatgtttctctctcaaatcaatcaataataatttttttaaaaaaacacttgttAAATGCTCTGAGGTGCTTATTTTGAAAATCTATCTCTGTTGCATGATCATCAtattttcccttctccctctcacccTGGAGGGCTCCAGATTTTTTCCTAGCCTtcctcagccctcctcccccatcttcTGGCCCCACTTTTCCTAGCCCAACTCTCTTCCCTGCCTGCAATTAGGCAAATGCCCAAGTTGCTGAATCTTCAAAATCTGTCTTCGATCGAAAGGCGGGCAGGCGTGGGGGACTCTAATGGATCCTGAAAAACTGTCTCAGCAATTTTTATTCCCAAAGGCCCTTCTCCGATTCTTAGGGTAAGATGTCTGTCTTAGCCAAACATTTCAGAGGGTCGTAGGAATTCATTCCCATTTGGGCACAGCACCAGAACCCTCCTCCCTGCATTGAGTGAGAGTGGGGAATGGAGATCAGTCCTCCAGAAACCCATGTTGCCAGGTGCTGCCAACCACCCACACTTCAAACACTGAATAGACACTATGGGCAGCCTCCTCCTATATCTTAGCACAGCACTTTAAAGTTTACAAGATACTCATTTGTTCTTGGAATCCTCTCCACTGTCTtacggatgagaaaactgaacccCAGAGAAGTAAAGTGAAAGATCCAAGTTTATGATGTCAGGAAGTTAAAGGTCAAAGTCAGATCTCTTGAGTCACCATCTCAAGTTTTTTTCAATACAACAAACATCGTTCACACCTAGAGTCACTCCTCATTCTGGTCATTATTTCCCCTAAAAAGGCTAACAGAGTGTCTCAGGGGCCCTCAGAGACTCTACCATAACTCTAACCCACCCATAAACGCAGTCTGCCCGTATCCAACCCCACAGCCCCAAAGACCCATTTCTAAGGCGTCTCTCTCATAGAATTCTCCCCTCACGGCTGAGGGACAACCGAAGGTGTGTTTTTAGACGGAGGAGCAGAATCTGTCTCTGATTCCTCCAAGAAAGGGTGCTAGAAGGAGGGAGCCGCTTCCCCCAGCTCCTGCTCTAGgggtcccgcccccgccccccccctacCTGCCAAGAGCTGCATCCAGGCACAGATCTTGTAGACCGTGGCGGTGTTGCAGAAGAAGAACAGCGAAAAGCAGGTAATGCAGCCGAGGATCAGCACCATGGAGAGCAGCACGAAGAAGGCGGCCGCCTTGAAGGCGCCGGACGGGATGGTGCTGAAGTCAGTGAACGAGCCGCGGCAGGTGAGCTCGCGGCCCGTCAGCCCGCTGCCCACACAGTAGTGGAAGAGGCCAAAGTAGCCGGGCTTGGGGGTGCTCACGCTGTCGCCCACCCAGTAGGGCTGGATGAAGACCACCACGTTGATGATGGCGAAGCAGATGGTGAAGATGGCCCATAGCACGCCGATGGCCCGTGAATTCCGCATGTAGTGCTCGTGATAGAGCTTGGAGGCCTCCTGCGAGGGCAGCATGgtgcccgggggcggggccggcggcggcggcggctggcgGGGGCCGCCGGCCCGGGACCGACCGCCGGGCTGCCGGGCGGGAGCTGGGGACGCACCGAGAAGCCGCCCTGAGAGCCGGGCCTGGGGCGGAGCCGGGAAGACCCCGGGGCCTGGAGTGGGGAAGCTAGCAGCGGGTCATGAGAGTGTTGGGTCGCTGTCTGTGGGTGACTTAGGAAGGGGCCATGTGAAAGTTGGGGCGCTGGGGCGAGTGAGGGGGCTGTCTGTGGTGAGCAGTGGGAGTTGGAATGGGGGGTTAGGAAGTGGTcatggggagctggggaaggagCTCGGGGGCTGGTGTTAGGGGAGTAGAGGGACCGTGCGGAGACGGATGGAGGCGGAGGGCTGGGGGCCGGTATTGGAGGATTGGCAGAGGGGCTGTATAGAGGGAGCTCGGAAGGGAGTTGGGGGGCTGGTATTAGGGACAGGAGGTCTGGTATTGGGTATCTGGGAAAGGGCTGCGGAGAGGGGAGTGGGAGCTTCTACTGTGGGGTCGGAAGGGGGTATTAGGGGCTTTCCTGGGGGGATTGGGAAGGTGATatgggggctgggacagggagtgGGGGTTGGTATGAGGGTCTAAGAAAGAGAAGTAGGGGGATCAGGGTGAGGCTACATAGGAGTCGGGGGCTGGGACTGCAGGGTCTggacccggggtggggggggtccgaGGGGCTCCTCAGAAGCCAGGGCTGGATGTAGCTGGGAGGGAGCCTAGGACTGGCGcgccagggctgggcagagaggtTCGCCAGGCCCAGGGGACGAGGGACCGGGGTCGGCAGGCAGtctgggctgggaggggcgggcaggagaTGTCCCCTGGGCGCCGGAGAGCAGCCGGGCCCGGGGAGGGccgtgggtgggggggggccggCTGCCCCGCGCCCAGGCCGGACGCACACGGAGGCTGCGGCcgcggggagggggtgcggggagaCCAACCTGGGCCCGGTCCGGGGCAGCGGGTCCGGGACTGGCACGACCTAGGCGCCGCGGCTCGGCTCTCCGGGCAGCGGCGGCCTCAGCcgaggcggcggccgcggcgcgGCCTCCATCTTGCTCGGCTCTCCTGGGCGCGCTCCGGTGCCAAGGCGCGCGCTCCCGGGCCCAGGCGCGCCGAGCGGAGGCGCGCTCCCGCCGCGAGCGTGAGGAGCGGGGCGGAACCGGGTCGGGGTGGCGCGGTCCCGCAGCGCGCCCAGCCGGAGCAGTAAGTCCCCTGCACTGTAGGGCCCTCTGGTTTGGGGGACCCCCTTCTTCCAGCCTACATTGTGGGGCTGTGGGTCCCCGCAAAGTCCATGGGAATGGGGCGGGGCCGAACGCGGTGTTATTTGATAGGGTTTgaactgatctctctctccccattaccTTCCTTACAGCCTATCACAGCGCCTCAAGTTGCACTATACGCTTCCAGTCCTTTGGGTCTTGTGGGCGTTGAAGGCTCCCAGAGTCTCCTAGGAAACTGCCAACACCTCTGGGAGAGGGAACCCCCAAACTGTTAGCGGCCCGtgcctgcggggggcgggggggggcgttcACTGGCCGCCAGGCAAGGAACAGATCCCACGGTGAGGGGACAGGGGAGGAGAGTGGGAACGTGTTTGTTACCTTCGTTACACCGTTCCCAGCGCCTGGCATGAAGTGGGTACATCATTAAGAACAAAGCATCCAAATCCAGGCTCAAAGGGAGGCCGAGCACACCCTGGGGCACTCCTAGAAGGCCGCATGGGTCATTTCTTTCCCTGTAGGGAAATAGCTTTGGCTTAGGAGCTGCCAAGGCGACCTGGGTTGGCGCTCAGACAAACCCTGACTCCTTACTACCTCTTTGACCTTGTGCTTGCGCTCTCTGAACCTctgcttccccatctgtaaagtggacaGATTaagctttgattttaaaaagctaagatGAAAGTGGGCTTTGAAAAATAATCTTTACTAGTGGGTTCCAAATATTGGACCTCACACAGGGGTCAGTCTGATTAAATTTACCTctatcttggggggggggggggaatatgtAAGGTTGccaattgtctttttttttcccaggAGGGAAAGGGACCagttattgtttaaaatatatatatatatatatatatatatatatatatatatagtcccaaATAACTTACCTACATCCCCCCAAAAGAGAGCAGGGCTGATATCCTGGATTGTTTATACTGTAGAAGAATGCCTGAATAGGTGAGCTACTCCTAACATCTTGGAACTGAAAGACCAGAATTTGAGGCCCATCTCTGCCACTGATCAGCAGTGTGACCCAGATCAAGGATGCTACCCTTCAGAGCCCTactttcttcatttctaaaatggagaaaaaacatcCTTCCTACAGatgttgtaagaattaaaagaGATAATGGATGGGGGAAAAAGCTTTGTAAATTGAAAATGGCTTTATAAATGTAAGTGATTGTCATTAAATTTTAATAAGTGGCTTTTCCAAAGAGTAGAAATAGCAGTATTGGAAAGGCACTTGCTGAGCTGAAAGTAGCTGGGAAAGAAtgtctcctcattttaaagaCAAACCGTGGGGGTAGttatagaaagaaaaacttttttttaaaatatattttattgattttttacagagaggaagggagagagatagagttagaaacatcgatgagagagaaacatcgatcagctgcctcctgcacatctcctactggggatatgcccgcaaccaaggtacatgcccttgaccggaatcgaacctgggacctttcagtccgcaggtcgacgctctatccactgagccaaaccgatttcggcagaaaaacttttttaaaatatatttttattgatttcagaaaggaagcgagagggagagagcgatagaaacatcaatgatgagagagaatcattgatcagctgcataccccctactggggatcagttgcaacccaggcatatgcccttgaccggaatggaaccagggacccttcagtccgtaggcctacgctctatccactgagccaaaccagctagggccagaaagaAAATTTGAGAGCTTCTCATTGTCCTCAGGGAGTGGCCAGACCAGAATGGAACAGTTGTGGGATCAAGATGGGAACTATGGACCATAAGGTAAAGGTGAGGCCGGACTGAGCACCTGGCTGAGAAGAGAGCCACCAGGACACTTCCAGCCAATATCCTACCAGAGAAAGATTTGCAACTTGCTGGGTACTCTTATGTCTAAGTTAAGTGTTCAGTTATGTTGAACAGTTATTAAGCTCTTAAAACATTCTAGGTCCCCTGATCTTTGCTTTACATGTAttgttcatttaatcttcacaataatcctatgagattgtgttatgggctgaattgtgcccTCCCCAccaattcatatattgaagtcctaacctctaGTACCTCACAAagtgactgcatttggagatagGGACTTTAAAGAGGTTATTAAGGTAAAATTAAGTCATATGGGTCAGCCCCAATGCAATATGACTGTCCTCATAAAAAGAGATGAGGACATATAGCTCACAGACCAAGGGACAACTATGGAAGACACAGTGAGAATGCAGCGATAggaaagaggcctcagaagaaaccaaacttgACAACaaacttgatcttggacttgatcgagcttccagaactgtgagaaaattaatttctgttgtttaagccaccaatgTATAGTATTTTGTTACGGCAgctctaggaaactaatacaggtaGGTACTGCTATATGGCCATTTTacagaggttaaatgacttgcccaaagtcaccccTCTAGCAAGTGGAGGACCTGAGATTTATTTATCCCCAGGTAACCTGCCCCAGTGTgcccactcttttaaaaaaaaaattgatttgagaaaaagagagattgatttattgttctacttgtttattcattcattggttgacttttttctttaaaatcctcacctaagtACATGcttaaagagaggaaaggggagagaaagagagagacagtgagagaaacatcgatatgagagaaacatcaatcggctgctttccatacatgccccgactggggatcaaacccaaaacctgggtatgtgcctgatcAGGATTGAACCAGGACAACCaggacaaccaactgagccactctggctggacCATTGGTTGACTctaatatgtgccctgactggggatcgaacccacaaccttggtgtattgggacaatgctctaaccaactgagcgaccCAACCAGGGCCAAGAGTACCCATTCTTAATTACTGCACCATATAGGTCATTCCATAGAATGGATTCATTTCTCCTCAActacttttgtttcctttttaaaattcatatcatTTAGTTATGAGCACATGCACTGGCGTCAGATATCTGGGCTTAAATCTCATTTCTGCTCACGATTGCTCTTAAgcccatttcctcctctgtaaagtggggatgatgGATAATGGTGGTACCTCACTCCCAGTGTTCAGGAAGGTTAAATGACATATTGTGCACATACGGTGCTGAGCACTTGGAAAAC
It includes:
- the LHFPL4 gene encoding LHFPL tetraspan subfamily member 4 protein, with translation MLPSQEASKLYHEHYMRNSRAIGVLWAIFTICFAIINVVVFIQPYWVGDSVSTPKPGYFGLFHYCVGSGLTGRELTCRGSFTDFSTIPSGAFKAAAFFVLLSMVLILGCITCFSLFFFCNTATVYKICAWMQLLAALCLVLGCMIFPDGWDAETIRDMCGAKTGKYSLGDCSVRWAYILAIIGILNALILSFLAFVLGNRQTDLLLEELKPDNKDFVSSTVSSVLRPGGDVSSWGVLPCPVAHSQGP